From one Tsukamurella tyrosinosolvens genomic stretch:
- a CDS encoding DUF3097 domain-containing protein translates to MANSYGDIYAGHASRKARVVPEVPADRDLVVEDAATGFCGAVVGFDKSYDGDFVKLEDGRGAVRVFAMRKAAFLIDGKPVTLVKPRAKAPSAPQRSASGSTRVEGVKARVALPSRIWVEGIHDAALVERVWGHDLRVEGVVVEQLEGLDHLGARLAEFQPGPGRKVGVLADHLVEGSKESRMTQSLGKYVMVTGHPFIDIWAAVKPASVGIEAWPHVPRGEDWKTGTCERLGWGSPQDGWRRVQGAVTSFRDLDASLIGAVERLVDFVTDPDS, encoded by the coding sequence GTGGCGAACAGCTATGGAGACATCTACGCCGGGCATGCGAGTAGGAAGGCGCGCGTGGTTCCCGAGGTGCCCGCGGACCGCGACCTCGTCGTCGAGGACGCGGCCACGGGCTTCTGCGGGGCCGTCGTCGGCTTCGACAAGAGCTACGACGGGGACTTCGTCAAGCTCGAGGACGGCCGCGGTGCCGTCCGCGTCTTCGCGATGCGCAAGGCTGCTTTCCTCATCGACGGGAAGCCCGTCACGCTGGTCAAGCCGCGGGCGAAGGCACCGTCGGCACCGCAGCGCAGCGCCTCGGGCTCGACCCGCGTGGAGGGCGTGAAGGCCCGCGTCGCGCTGCCCAGCCGCATCTGGGTCGAGGGCATCCACGACGCCGCGCTCGTGGAGCGCGTCTGGGGCCACGACCTGCGGGTCGAGGGCGTCGTCGTCGAGCAGCTCGAGGGCCTCGACCACCTCGGCGCCCGGCTCGCCGAGTTCCAGCCCGGGCCCGGCCGCAAGGTGGGCGTGCTCGCCGACCACCTCGTCGAGGGCTCCAAGGAATCGCGGATGACGCAGTCCCTGGGGAAGTACGTGATGGTCACCGGCCACCCGTTCATCGACATCTGGGCCGCCGTGAAGCCCGCGTCCGTGGGCATCGAGGCGTGGCCGCACGTGCCGCGGGGCGAGGACTGGAAGACGGGGACGTGCGAGCGCCTCGGCTGGGGCTCGCCCCAGGACGGCTGGCGCCGCGTGCAGGGGGCCGTCACCTCGTTCCGCGACCTCGACGCGTCGCTCATCGGCGCTGTCGAGCGCCTCGTGGACTTCGTCACCGATCCCGATTCCTGA